One genomic window of Paraburkholderia acidiphila includes the following:
- the ligD gene encoding non-homologous end-joining DNA ligase, which translates to MPRTTRRRRDDAAETEIDGIRITSTRRVIDADSGTHKLELVRYYERAAPWILPHLRDRPVSLVRAPRGLSGEMFFQRHSARAPLPELTEHEGLDPGHPPLLTIDTARALVSAAQMDVIELHTWNASVHDIERPDRVLFDLDPDPALGWDRVIEVAQSTRALLAELKLESFCKTSGGRGLHIVVPLTPAAGWEDAKAFARAVAQHLAAVWPTQITATMGPEHRKKKIFIDYLRNARGASTALAYGVRARPGMGVSVPIDWDELASTTGGAQWTLATIDARLTQIEHADPWAAYGRVRQKLTAELTLGLEAAGK; encoded by the coding sequence TTGCCTCGAACCACCCGGCGCCGGCGCGACGACGCGGCCGAAACCGAAATCGACGGTATACGCATCACGAGTACGAGGCGCGTCATCGATGCGGACAGCGGCACGCACAAACTCGAACTCGTGCGCTACTACGAGCGCGCGGCGCCCTGGATCCTGCCTCATCTGCGCGATCGCCCCGTATCGCTCGTGCGCGCACCGCGCGGCTTGAGCGGCGAAATGTTCTTTCAACGCCACAGCGCACGTGCGCCGCTGCCCGAACTCACCGAACACGAAGGGCTCGACCCGGGCCATCCGCCGCTGCTGACGATCGATACGGCGCGCGCGCTGGTCAGCGCTGCGCAGATGGACGTCATCGAGTTGCACACCTGGAACGCCAGCGTTCACGACATCGAGCGGCCCGATCGGGTTCTCTTCGACCTCGACCCCGATCCGGCGCTGGGCTGGGATCGCGTGATCGAGGTGGCGCAATCCACGCGCGCATTGCTTGCGGAACTCAAGCTCGAATCGTTTTGCAAAACGAGCGGCGGCAGGGGGCTGCACATTGTCGTGCCGCTCACGCCGGCCGCGGGCTGGGAGGATGCGAAGGCGTTCGCTCGCGCGGTTGCCCAGCATCTGGCCGCGGTCTGGCCCACGCAGATCACGGCGACCATGGGCCCCGAGCACCGCAAGAAGAAGATCTTCATCGACTATCTGCGCAATGCGCGCGGCGCGAGCACGGCGCTCGCATACGGCGTGCGGGCGCGGCCGGGCATGGGCGTGTCCGTGCCGATCGATTGGGACGAACTGGCGTCGACGACGGGTGGCGCGCAATGGACGCTTGCGACCATCGACGCGCGGCTCACCCAGATCGAGCACGCCGATCCCTGGGCGGCCTATGGCCGCGTGCGCCAGAAGCTGACAGCGGAACTGACGCTGGGTCTCGAAGCAGCCGGCAAGTAG
- the serB gene encoding phosphoserine phosphatase SerB, protein MNLVIQSPAPLDTVHHKPLLGLARGSRLTPIDAHALRIEHAEPAQRADLEVYCGTHQLDYAFVEAGRTLADFGLVAMDMDSTLITIECIDEIADFCGLKAEVAAITEASMRGEIKDFNESLTRRVALLKGLDASALERVYEERLQLSPGAEKMLAGAKAAGLKTLLVSGGFTFFTERLKARLGLDYTRANTLEIVDGKLTGRVIGEIVNADVKARTLAETCAQIGIEPGRAIAMGDGSNDLKMMGVAGLSVAFRAKPVVREAASVAFNFVGLDGLLRLF, encoded by the coding sequence ATGAACCTCGTCATCCAGAGTCCCGCCCCGCTCGACACCGTCCATCACAAGCCGCTCCTCGGCCTCGCCCGCGGCAGCCGCCTCACGCCGATCGACGCTCACGCGCTGCGCATCGAGCACGCCGAGCCGGCCCAGCGCGCCGATCTCGAGGTCTACTGCGGCACACACCAGCTCGACTACGCGTTCGTCGAAGCAGGCCGCACGCTGGCCGATTTCGGCCTCGTGGCGATGGACATGGACTCGACGCTCATCACGATCGAATGCATCGACGAAATCGCGGACTTCTGCGGCCTGAAGGCCGAGGTGGCGGCGATTACCGAAGCCTCGATGCGCGGCGAGATCAAGGACTTCAACGAAAGCCTCACGCGCCGCGTGGCGCTCCTCAAGGGGCTCGACGCAAGCGCGCTGGAACGCGTGTATGAGGAACGCCTGCAGCTTTCGCCGGGTGCCGAAAAGATGCTCGCGGGCGCGAAAGCCGCGGGCCTGAAAACGCTGCTCGTTTCCGGCGGCTTCACGTTCTTCACCGAGCGCCTGAAGGCGCGCCTCGGGCTCGACTACACGCGCGCGAACACGCTCGAAATCGTCGACGGCAAGCTCACGGGCCGCGTGATTGGCGAGATCGTCAACGCCGATGTGAAGGCACGCACGCTCGCCGAAACCTGTGCGCAGATCGGCATCGAGCCAGGCCGCGCCATCGCGATGGGCGACGGCTCGAACGACCTCAAGATGATGGGCGTGGCGGGTTTGTCGGTTGCGTTCCGCGCGAAGCCGGTGGTGCGCGAGGCTGCGAGCGTCGCGTTCAACTTCGTCGGGCTCGACGGCTTGCTGCGTCTGTTCTGA
- a CDS encoding cystathionine beta-lyase, with amino-acid sequence MTQSDSSRALQTRIIHPQDDLTPGFESFAAPVTRASTVVFPDLASVRALDWRNDAQWRYGLHATPTSAMLQKRIAEIEGGTHALLQPSGLSAISNVYFGLLKSGDDVLIPDNVYSPNRDHGDWLARDFGLTVRYYDPMIGAGIAELIQPNTKLIWLEAPGSVTMEVPDVRAITAAARARNVVTAIDNTWSAGLAFKPFEHGIDISVQALTKYQSGGSDVLMGATITADRDLYLKLKAARMRLGIGVSVDDCSLVLRALPSMKARFEAHDRTALALARWLKTRSEIAAMLHPAFEDCPGHEFYKRDFTGAGGLFSVVFDERYSAAQIDTFCESLELFALGWSWGGAHSLAMPYDVGSMRTAASWPHRGTLVRFYIGLEEEADLRADIERALARLAEKASTPE; translated from the coding sequence ATGACCCAATCCGACTCCAGCCGCGCGTTGCAGACGCGCATCATCCACCCGCAAGACGACCTCACGCCCGGCTTCGAATCGTTTGCCGCGCCGGTCACGCGGGCTTCGACCGTGGTGTTTCCCGACCTCGCTTCGGTGCGCGCTCTCGACTGGCGCAACGACGCGCAATGGCGTTACGGCCTGCACGCCACGCCCACTTCGGCCATGCTGCAAAAGCGCATCGCCGAGATCGAAGGCGGCACGCATGCGCTGCTGCAACCCTCGGGCCTCTCGGCCATCTCGAACGTCTACTTCGGACTGCTGAAGTCGGGCGACGACGTGCTGATCCCCGACAACGTCTATTCGCCGAACCGCGATCATGGCGACTGGCTCGCACGTGATTTCGGCCTCACGGTGCGCTATTACGATCCGATGATCGGTGCGGGCATCGCCGAACTGATCCAGCCGAACACGAAGCTGATCTGGCTGGAAGCGCCGGGTTCGGTGACGATGGAAGTGCCCGACGTGCGCGCGATTACCGCGGCGGCGCGGGCGCGCAACGTGGTGACGGCCATCGACAACACGTGGTCGGCAGGCCTCGCCTTCAAGCCGTTCGAGCACGGCATCGACATTTCGGTGCAGGCGCTCACCAAGTATCAGTCGGGTGGCAGCGACGTGCTGATGGGTGCGACCATCACCGCCGACCGCGATCTTTATCTCAAGCTCAAGGCCGCGCGCATGCGGCTTGGCATCGGTGTCTCAGTCGACGATTGCTCGCTCGTGCTGCGTGCGCTGCCGAGCATGAAGGCGCGTTTCGAGGCGCACGACCGCACCGCGCTCGCGCTCGCACGCTGGCTCAAGACGCGCTCCGAAATCGCGGCGATGCTGCACCCGGCGTTCGAAGACTGCCCGGGCCACGAGTTCTACAAGCGCGACTTCACGGGCGCGGGCGGCCTTTTCTCGGTCGTGTTCGACGAGCGCTACAGTGCGGCGCAGATCGACACGTTCTGCGAGTCGCTCGAGCTCTTCGCGTTGGGCTGGAGCTGGGGCGGGGCACATAGTCTCGCGATGCCGTACGACGTCGGTTCGATGCGCACGGCGGCGAGCTGGCCGCATCGCGGCACGCTGGTGCGCTTCTACATCGGTCTCGAAGAAGAGGCCGATCTGCGCGCTGATATCGAGCGCGCGCTCGCAAGGCTTGCAGAAAAAGCAAGCACGCCTGAATAA
- the bktB gene encoding beta-ketothiolase BktB, protein MEREVVVASGVRTAIGDFGGSLKDFSPTDLGARVVREVLSRANVEGDAVGHVVFGNVVHTEPKDMYLARVAAINGGVAQHAPALTVNRLCGSGLQAIVSAAQTILLGDADIAIGGGAENMSRAPYSMPAARFGQRMGDTQLVDMMIGALHDPFQTIHMGVTAENVAKKFGITREAQDALALESHRRAERALAEGRFKDQILPVSIKSKKGEVLFDADEHVRHGATLEDFSKLKPVFAKENGTVTAGNASGINDAAAAVLLMSADAARARGVKPLARLVSYAHAGVDPAYMGIGPVPATQKALERAGLKVSDLDVIEANEAFAAQACAVSQELGLDPAKVNPNGSGISLGHPIGATGALITVKALYELQRIGGRYALVTMCIGGGQGIAAIFERI, encoded by the coding sequence ATGGAACGCGAAGTAGTGGTGGCAAGCGGTGTGCGCACGGCAATCGGCGACTTCGGCGGCAGCCTGAAGGACTTCTCTCCGACGGATCTCGGCGCACGCGTGGTGCGTGAAGTGCTTTCGCGCGCGAACGTGGAAGGCGACGCAGTCGGCCACGTGGTGTTCGGCAATGTCGTGCACACCGAGCCCAAGGACATGTACCTCGCGCGCGTGGCCGCAATCAACGGCGGCGTCGCGCAGCACGCGCCGGCGCTGACCGTGAACCGCCTGTGCGGCTCGGGCCTGCAGGCGATCGTGTCGGCGGCGCAAACCATTCTGCTCGGCGACGCCGACATCGCGATCGGCGGCGGCGCGGAAAACATGAGCCGCGCGCCATATTCGATGCCGGCCGCGCGCTTTGGCCAGCGCATGGGCGACACGCAACTCGTCGACATGATGATCGGCGCGCTGCACGACCCGTTCCAGACGATCCACATGGGCGTGACGGCGGAAAACGTCGCGAAGAAGTTCGGTATCACGCGCGAGGCGCAGGATGCGCTTGCGCTCGAATCGCACCGCCGTGCGGAACGCGCGCTCGCCGAAGGCCGCTTCAAGGATCAGATCCTGCCCGTCTCGATCAAGTCGAAGAAGGGCGAAGTGCTGTTCGACGCCGACGAGCACGTGCGCCACGGCGCGACGCTTGAGGACTTCTCGAAGCTCAAGCCGGTGTTCGCGAAAGAGAACGGCACGGTCACAGCGGGCAACGCGTCGGGCATCAACGACGCGGCGGCCGCCGTGCTGCTGATGAGCGCCGACGCCGCGCGTGCGCGCGGCGTGAAGCCGCTCGCGCGCCTCGTCTCGTACGCGCATGCGGGCGTCGATCCGGCGTACATGGGCATCGGCCCGGTGCCGGCCACGCAGAAGGCACTCGAGCGCGCCGGCCTCAAGGTCAGCGACCTCGACGTGATCGAGGCCAACGAGGCCTTCGCGGCGCAGGCCTGCGCCGTTTCGCAGGAACTCGGGCTCGACCCGGCCAAGGTCAATCCGAACGGTTCAGGCATCTCGCTCGGTCACCCGATCGGCGCGACCGGCGCGCTCATTACCGTGAAGGCGCTTTATGAACTGCAGCGGATCGGGGGGCGCTACGCGCTCGTGACGATGTGCATCGGCGGCGGCCAGGGTATTGCGGCCATCTTCGAGCGCATCTGA
- a CDS encoding sugar kinase, with protein MTSVAPQVLAYGEAMVEFNQASKDRPEYLQGFGGDTSNFAIAAARQGARTGFVSAVGDDHFGRLLTDLWAREGVDTSTVRVDATAPTGVYFVSHGPNGHAFDYLRKGSAASRYTPRDLPLDAIAAARVLHLSGISVAISDSACDAALAAVEHARANGVRVSFDTNLRLKLWPLARARAVMNEVLRLTDICLPSWDDVAVLTGLEDRDAIVDYLLARGARVVALKLGKDGAYVATPDERRVVPGHVVAAVDATGAGDCFGGAFVARLAAGDDPFAAARYANAAAALSTLGFGAVAPIPYREDVERLLADRPPGETRQ; from the coding sequence ATGACGAGCGTCGCCCCGCAAGTCCTCGCTTATGGCGAGGCCATGGTCGAGTTCAACCAGGCGTCGAAAGACCGCCCCGAGTATTTACAAGGCTTTGGCGGCGACACGTCGAACTTCGCCATCGCGGCGGCTCGCCAGGGCGCGCGCACGGGTTTCGTCTCGGCCGTCGGCGACGATCATTTCGGACGCCTCCTGACCGACCTGTGGGCGCGCGAAGGCGTCGATACGTCGACGGTGCGCGTGGACGCTACGGCGCCCACCGGCGTCTACTTCGTCTCGCATGGCCCGAACGGCCATGCCTTCGACTATCTGCGTAAAGGGTCGGCCGCCAGCCGTTACACGCCGCGCGATCTGCCGCTCGACGCCATTGCGGCTGCGCGCGTGCTGCATCTTTCCGGCATCAGCGTGGCGATCAGCGACAGCGCCTGCGACGCGGCGCTCGCCGCCGTCGAGCACGCGCGCGCCAACGGCGTACGCGTGAGCTTCGACACCAATCTCCGTCTGAAACTGTGGCCGCTTGCGCGGGCGCGTGCCGTGATGAACGAGGTGCTGCGCCTCACCGATATCTGCCTGCCTAGCTGGGACGACGTGGCGGTGCTCACGGGTCTCGAAGACCGCGACGCGATCGTCGATTACCTGCTCGCGCGCGGTGCTCGCGTGGTTGCGCTGAAGCTGGGCAAGGACGGCGCCTACGTCGCGACGCCGGACGAACGGCGCGTCGTGCCGGGCCACGTGGTCGCAGCCGTCGACGCCACGGGCGCGGGCGACTGTTTTGGCGGCGCATTCGTCGCACGCCTCGCGGCCGGCGACGATCCGTTCGCGGCTGCGCGCTATGCCAATGCGGCCGCCGCGCTTTCGACTCTGGGATTTGGCGCTGTGGCTCCCATCCCGTATCGCGAGGACGTCGAGCGCCTGCTCGCCGATCGGCCTCCGGGCGAAACGCGCCAATAA